In Pseudomonas lalkuanensis, the following are encoded in one genomic region:
- the rapZ gene encoding RNase adapter RapZ — protein MRLIIVSGRSGSGKSTALDVLEDHGFYCIDNLPAGLLPELAERALLHTELLEPQVAVSIDARNLPSQLQRFPELLTEARSRHIKCDVLYLDADHDTLLKRFSETRRRHPLTNDNRSLAEAIRDEEVLLAPIADLADLKIDTTHLNLYQLRDTIKLRLLNQPEPGTAFLIESFGFKRGMPVDADLVFDVRCLPNPYWKPELRDHSGLAPAVAEYLAGQPDVEEMYQDILGYLSKWLPRFAASNRAYVTIAIGCTGGHHRSVYIAERLGAALKPSLKNVQVRHRDLS, from the coding sequence ATGCGCCTGATCATCGTCAGCGGCCGCTCCGGGTCGGGCAAGAGTACCGCCCTCGATGTCCTCGAGGACCACGGTTTCTACTGCATCGACAACCTGCCCGCTGGCCTGCTTCCCGAACTGGCCGAACGGGCCCTGCTGCACACCGAGCTGCTGGAACCCCAGGTTGCTGTCTCCATCGACGCACGGAACCTGCCCAGCCAGCTGCAGCGTTTTCCCGAGTTGCTCACCGAGGCCCGCAGTCGCCACATCAAGTGCGATGTGCTGTACCTCGATGCCGACCACGACACGCTGCTCAAGCGCTTTTCGGAAACCCGCCGGCGCCACCCGCTGACCAACGACAACCGCTCCCTGGCCGAAGCCATCCGGGACGAGGAAGTGCTGTTGGCGCCCATTGCCGATCTCGCCGACCTGAAGATCGACACCACGCATCTCAACCTTTACCAGCTGCGCGACACCATCAAGCTGCGCCTGCTGAATCAGCCTGAACCTGGCACCGCATTCCTGATCGAATCCTTCGGCTTCAAGCGTGGCATGCCGGTGGACGCCGACCTGGTGTTCGACGTGCGCTGCCTGCCCAACCCGTACTGGAAGCCTGAGCTGCGCGATCATTCGGGACTCGCGCCGGCTGTCGCCGAGTACCTTGCCGGGCAGCCTGATGTCGAAGAGATGTATCAGGATATCCTCGGCTACCTGAGCAAGTGGCTGCCGCGCTTTGCCGCCAGCAATCGCGCCTACGTCACGATCGCCATTGGCTGCACCGGGGGCCACCATCGTTCGGTCTACATCGCCGAGCGCCTGGGTGCGGCGCTGAAACCCAGTTTGAAGAATGTCCAGGTTCGCCACCGCGACCTCAGTTAG
- the hpf gene encoding ribosome hibernation-promoting factor, HPF/YfiA family, which yields MQVNISGHQLDVTDALRNYVVEKFDRLERHFDRITNVQVIMQVEKLKQKIEATLHIAGGEVVANAEHEDMYAAIDLLTDKLDRQLIKHKEKQLNRQQGATAR from the coding sequence ATGCAAGTCAACATCAGTGGACATCAACTGGATGTGACCGACGCCCTGCGCAACTACGTTGTCGAGAAGTTCGACCGTCTGGAGCGCCACTTCGACCGAATCACCAACGTTCAGGTGATCATGCAGGTCGAAAAACTCAAACAGAAAATCGAAGCCACTTTGCACATCGCCGGCGGCGAAGTCGTTGCCAACGCGGAGCATGAAGACATGTACGCCGCCATCGACCTGCTTACCGACAAGCTCGATCGCCAACTGATCAAGCACAAGGAAAAGCAATTGAACCGCCAGCAGGGTGCCACCGCCCGCTGA
- a CDS encoding HPr family phosphocarrier protein, whose amino-acid sequence MPACEITIINKLGLHARAAAKFVGVAGRFPCQIRVGRSPESLVDGKSIMAVMMLAAGKGTPIHLHTEGDQDDDALNALIDLINNKFDEGE is encoded by the coding sequence ATGCCAGCCTGCGAGATCACCATCATCAACAAGCTCGGCCTGCACGCCCGGGCCGCGGCGAAGTTCGTTGGGGTGGCCGGTCGCTTCCCCTGCCAGATCCGCGTGGGCCGCTCTCCCGAGAGCCTGGTGGACGGCAAGAGCATCATGGCCGTGATGATGCTGGCAGCCGGCAAAGGCACTCCCATTCACCTGCACACCGAAGGCGATCAGGACGACGACGCCCTGAATGCGTTGATCGACCTGATCAACAACAAGTTCGACGAAGGTGAATGA
- the pmbA gene encoding metalloprotease PmbA — protein sequence MSEVEVVGPEALPELQARVERILAEARRQGASACEVAVSVEQGLSTSVRQGEVETVEFNRDQGFGITLYVGQRKGSASTSASGEDAIRETVAAALAIAKHASEDECAGLADAALMARDLPELDLYHPWAITPEQAVEQALICEAAAFETDKRVSKADGTTLNTHQGCRVYGNSHGFVGGYASTRHSLSCVMIAEAQGQMQRDYWYDVSRIGSQLADPASIGRRAAERTAARLGARPVPTCEVPVLFAAELATGLFGSFLGAISGGNLYRKSSFLEGALGQRLFPEWLSIDERPHIPRAMASAAFDNDGLATYAKPFVEKGELVSYILGTYSGRKLGLPSTANAGGVHNLFVSHGQEDQAALLRRMGRGLLVTELMGQGLNMVTGDYSRGAAGYWVENGEIQFPVQEVTIAGNLKDMFRQILAVGSDLELRGNIRTGSVLIEKMTVAGS from the coding sequence ATGAGTGAAGTAGAAGTGGTCGGCCCGGAAGCATTGCCGGAATTGCAGGCGCGGGTCGAACGCATCCTCGCCGAAGCCCGGCGCCAGGGCGCCAGTGCTTGTGAGGTGGCTGTTTCAGTGGAGCAGGGATTGTCCACCAGTGTTCGCCAGGGCGAGGTGGAAACAGTCGAATTCAACCGCGACCAGGGCTTCGGCATAACCCTGTATGTCGGCCAGCGCAAAGGCTCGGCCAGCACCTCGGCAAGCGGTGAGGATGCGATCCGCGAAACCGTGGCTGCGGCCCTGGCCATTGCGAAACATGCATCCGAAGACGAGTGCGCCGGCCTTGCCGATGCAGCCCTGATGGCCCGCGACCTGCCGGAACTCGACCTCTACCATCCCTGGGCGATCACCCCCGAGCAGGCCGTGGAGCAGGCGCTGATCTGCGAGGCGGCCGCGTTCGAGACCGACAAGCGCGTCAGCAAGGCGGACGGCACCACCCTCAATACCCATCAGGGTTGCCGGGTGTATGGCAACAGCCACGGTTTCGTCGGCGGTTACGCCAGCACCCGGCACAGTCTGAGCTGCGTGATGATCGCCGAGGCGCAGGGGCAGATGCAGCGTGACTACTGGTATGACGTCAGCCGCATTGGCAGCCAGCTTGCCGATCCGGCCAGCATCGGTCGCCGCGCTGCCGAACGTACCGCGGCTCGCCTGGGCGCGCGGCCAGTACCCACCTGCGAGGTACCGGTACTGTTCGCCGCGGAGCTTGCGACCGGACTGTTCGGCAGCTTCCTTGGAGCCATTTCCGGCGGCAACCTGTACCGCAAGTCCTCCTTCCTCGAAGGCGCCCTGGGCCAGCGGCTGTTCCCCGAGTGGCTGTCCATCGACGAGCGTCCGCATATCCCGCGCGCGATGGCCAGTGCGGCCTTCGACAACGATGGCCTGGCGACCTATGCCAAGCCCTTCGTCGAGAAAGGTGAACTGGTTTCCTACATCCTGGGCACCTACTCCGGGCGCAAGCTGGGGCTACCCAGCACGGCCAATGCAGGCGGCGTGCACAACCTCTTCGTCAGCCACGGCCAGGAAGACCAGGCAGCGCTGCTGCGGCGCATGGGCCGCGGCCTGCTGGTGACCGAGCTGATGGGGCAGGGGCTGAACATGGTCACTGGGGACTATTCCCGCGGTGCCGCCGGTTACTGGGTGGAGAATGGGGAGATCCAGTTCCCGGTCCAGGAAGTGACCATCGCCGGCAATCTCAAGGACATGTTCCGCCAGATCCTCGCTGTGGGCAGCGACCTGGAACTGCGCGGCAACATCCGAACCGGCTCGGTGCTCATCGAGAAGATGACGGTGGCCGGTAGCTGA
- a CDS encoding carbon-nitrogen hydrolase family protein, which produces MSLAVIQMVSQDDVLANLADARRLLEQAAEGGARLAVLPENFAAIGRRDLADLGRAEAEGRGPILPWLRQAARDLKLWIVAGTLPLPPDGRPADKANACSLLIDEHGERTARYDKIHLFDVDVADTRGRYRESDDYAHGARVVVADTPVGRLGLTVCYDLRFPELYGALREAGAELISAPSAFTAVTGAAHWQVLVRARAIETQCYLLAAGQGGVHPGPRETFGHSAIVDPWGRVLAEQPRGEAVLLARRDADEQVAIRQRMPVSTHRRFMTPAVPGPARTEKL; this is translated from the coding sequence ATGTCCCTTGCCGTGATTCAGATGGTCAGCCAGGACGATGTCCTGGCCAACCTCGCCGATGCCCGGCGCTTGCTGGAGCAGGCCGCCGAAGGCGGCGCCCGCCTGGCGGTGCTGCCGGAGAACTTCGCGGCCATCGGCCGCCGCGACCTGGCCGACCTCGGTCGTGCCGAAGCCGAAGGCCGGGGACCGATCCTGCCTTGGCTGCGCCAGGCGGCCCGTGACCTGAAACTGTGGATAGTGGCAGGGACCTTGCCACTGCCGCCCGATGGACGGCCAGCGGACAAGGCCAACGCCTGTTCCCTGCTGATCGACGAGCACGGCGAACGGACTGCGCGCTACGACAAGATCCACCTGTTCGATGTGGACGTCGCCGACACGCGCGGTCGCTACCGCGAGTCGGATGATTATGCCCATGGCGCCCGGGTGGTGGTGGCGGACACCCCGGTGGGTCGCCTCGGCCTGACCGTCTGCTACGACCTGCGTTTTCCCGAACTCTATGGCGCCCTGCGCGAAGCCGGCGCCGAGCTGATCAGCGCGCCATCGGCCTTCACCGCCGTTACGGGGGCGGCCCACTGGCAGGTGCTGGTGCGGGCCCGCGCCATCGAAACCCAGTGCTACCTGCTGGCTGCGGGGCAGGGCGGGGTACATCCCGGTCCGCGTGAAACCTTCGGCCATTCGGCCATTGTCGATCCCTGGGGGCGGGTGCTGGCTGAGCAGCCCAGAGGTGAGGCCGTATTGCTCGCCCGGCGTGACGCCGATGAACAGGTGGCCATTCGCCAGCGCATGCCCGTGAGCACCCACAGAAGATTCATGACGCCGGCCGTTCCCGGGCCGGCGCGAACGGAGAAGTTATGA
- the ptsN gene encoding PTS IIA-like nitrogen regulatory protein PtsN, which translates to MIRLEQILTPGRSLVNVPGGSKKRVLEQIAKLVARDLPDLDNQDIFESLVAREKLGSTGFGNGIAIPHCRLTGCTSPISAVLRLDAPVDFDAIDGAPVDLLFVLLVPEAATDEHLELLRQIASMLDRSDVRERLRQAPDSTSLYQVVVDVQSGR; encoded by the coding sequence ATGATCCGACTCGAGCAAATCCTGACCCCCGGCCGTTCCCTCGTGAACGTGCCGGGCGGCAGCAAGAAACGTGTACTGGAACAGATCGCCAAGCTGGTCGCTCGCGACCTTCCCGACCTCGACAACCAGGACATCTTCGAAAGCCTGGTAGCCCGGGAGAAACTCGGCTCCACCGGTTTCGGCAACGGCATCGCCATTCCCCACTGCCGCCTCACTGGCTGTACGTCGCCCATCAGCGCCGTGCTGCGCCTTGATGCTCCAGTCGATTTCGACGCCATCGATGGCGCCCCGGTTGACCTGCTTTTCGTGCTGCTGGTCCCGGAAGCCGCCACCGATGAACACCTTGAACTGCTCCGCCAGATCGCCAGCATGCTCGACCGCAGCGATGTGCGCGAGCGCCTGCGCCAGGCGCCCGACAGCACCAGCCTCTACCAGGTGGTAGTGGACGTGCAGAGCGGGCGTTAA
- the yjgA gene encoding ribosome biogenesis factor YjgA, producing the protein MSEFFDDDFSGEKSKSQVKRELHALQELGERLTTFKADVLAKLPLTDALQKALAEAPKHKAHVARKRHIQYIGKLMREQDVEAIVSLIDQLDSSTREYNERFHALERWRDRLIEGGDAALESFVADYPDTDRQHLRGLIRHAQHEAAHNKPPAAARKVFKYIRDLDEAKRGLR; encoded by the coding sequence ATGTCTGAATTCTTCGACGACGACTTCTCCGGAGAGAAGAGCAAATCCCAGGTCAAACGCGAGCTGCATGCCCTGCAGGAGCTCGGTGAGCGCCTGACCACCTTCAAGGCCGACGTGCTGGCCAAGCTGCCGCTGACCGACGCCCTGCAAAAGGCCCTGGCCGAAGCGCCGAAGCACAAGGCGCACGTCGCCCGCAAACGGCACATCCAGTACATCGGCAAGCTCATGCGTGAGCAGGACGTCGAGGCCATCGTCAGCCTGATCGACCAGCTCGACAGCTCCACCCGCGAGTACAACGAGCGTTTCCACGCCCTGGAGCGCTGGCGTGACCGCCTGATCGAAGGTGGCGATGCCGCCCTGGAGAGCTTCGTCGCCGACTATCCGGATACCGACCGCCAGCACCTGCGCGGCCTGATCCGTCATGCCCAGCACGAAGCGGCCCACAACAAACCGCCGGCCGCTGCGCGCAAGGTGTTCAAATACATCCGCGACCTGGACGAAGCCAAGCGCGGCTTGCGTTGA
- the tldD gene encoding metalloprotease TldD, whose protein sequence is MSDLLLSVSEHLLAPGDLSIEQLPEILGELAGPGIDAADLYFQGQISESWVLEDGIVKEGSFNLDQGVGVRAQSGEKTGFAYSNAITADALRQAARAARSISRAGQEGRVQAFASPQITRLYDSGSPLDVISRAEKVELLKQVDAATRALDPRIKQVTVSMAGVWERILIAASDGSLGADVRPLVRFNVSVIVEQNGRRERGGHGGGGRTDYRYFLQEDRAMGYAREALRQALVNLEAIPAPAGTLPVVMGAGWSGVLLHEAVGHGLEGDFNRKGSSAYSGRIGERVASSLCTIVDDGTLAYRRGSLSVDDEGTPTQCTTLIENGVLKGYMQDKLNARLMKVARTGNGRRESYAHLPMPRMTNTYMLAGKSDPQEIIASVERGIYCANLGGGQVDITSGKFVFSTSEAYLIENGKITAPVKGATLIGNGPEAMSRVSMVGNDLALDSGVGTCGKDGQSVPVGVGQPTLKIDAITVGGTGA, encoded by the coding sequence ATGAGCGACCTCTTGTTGTCCGTCAGCGAGCATCTGCTGGCGCCTGGTGATCTCAGTATCGAGCAGTTGCCGGAGATACTCGGTGAGCTGGCCGGCCCTGGCATCGATGCCGCCGACCTCTATTTCCAGGGGCAGATTTCCGAGTCCTGGGTGCTGGAAGACGGCATCGTCAAGGAAGGCAGCTTCAATCTCGACCAGGGAGTGGGCGTGCGCGCCCAGTCCGGCGAGAAGACCGGTTTCGCCTACAGCAATGCCATCACCGCTGATGCCCTGCGCCAGGCGGCGCGGGCTGCGCGCTCGATTTCCCGGGCGGGGCAGGAAGGCCGTGTGCAGGCATTCGCCAGTCCGCAGATCACCCGTCTCTACGATTCCGGCAGCCCGCTGGATGTGATCAGCCGTGCCGAGAAGGTCGAGCTGCTGAAGCAGGTCGATGCCGCCACCCGTGCGCTGGACCCGCGCATCAAGCAGGTCACCGTTAGCATGGCCGGTGTCTGGGAACGCATCCTGATCGCCGCCAGCGATGGCAGCCTGGGCGCCGATGTCCGTCCCCTGGTGCGCTTCAACGTCAGCGTCATCGTCGAGCAGAATGGTCGCCGCGAGCGTGGTGGCCACGGCGGTGGCGGGCGTACCGACTACCGCTATTTCCTCCAGGAAGACCGCGCCATGGGGTATGCCCGTGAGGCGTTGCGCCAGGCCCTGGTCAATCTGGAAGCCATTCCCGCGCCGGCCGGAACCCTGCCGGTGGTGATGGGCGCTGGCTGGTCCGGGGTGTTGCTGCACGAAGCGGTGGGCCATGGTCTGGAAGGCGACTTCAACCGCAAGGGCAGTTCGGCTTACAGCGGCCGTATCGGCGAGCGGGTCGCCTCCAGCCTTTGCACCATCGTGGATGACGGGACCCTGGCTTACCGCCGCGGCTCCCTCAGCGTCGATGACGAAGGCACCCCGACCCAGTGCACCACGCTGATCGAGAATGGCGTGCTCAAGGGGTACATGCAGGACAAACTCAATGCGCGCCTGATGAAGGTGGCGCGCACCGGCAACGGTCGTCGCGAGTCCTATGCGCACCTGCCGATGCCGCGCATGACCAACACCTACATGCTGGCCGGCAAGAGCGACCCGCAGGAAATCATCGCGTCGGTGGAGCGTGGCATCTACTGCGCGAACCTTGGTGGCGGCCAGGTGGACATCACCAGCGGCAAGTTCGTCTTCTCCACCAGCGAGGCGTACCTGATCGAGAATGGCAAGATCACGGCCCCGGTGAAAGGTGCGACCCTGATCGGCAACGGCCCCGAGGCCATGAGCCGGGTGTCCATGGTCGGCAACGACCTGGCGCTGGATAGCGGCGTGGGTACCTGCGGCAAGGACGGTCAGTCGGTGCCGGTCGGTGTGGGTCAGCCGACCCTCAAGATCGACGCGATTACCGTCGGTGGGACGGGGGCCTGA